The Corynebacterium comes genome window below encodes:
- a CDS encoding Hsp20/alpha crystallin family protein, with protein sequence MHSRQVMLSDNLNPDEAKATYDHGVLTVRIPAAEQSKARRIEIATPKDDAPEEIEG encoded by the coding sequence TTGCACTCCCGCCAGGTCATGCTCAGTGACAACCTGAATCCGGATGAGGCCAAGGCCACCTATGACCATGGCGTTCTCACCGTCCGAATTCCGGCCGCCGAGCAGTCCAAGGCCCGGAGGATCGAGATCGCCACGCCGAAGGATGACGCGCCCGAGGAGATTGAGGGCTGA
- a CDS encoding GDSL-type esterase/lipase family protein yields MPLSFPHTRIGYFAALLALFLLLAGIVSAPAADAQQRNLVVFGDSVVADPPVGEYLARKAERGSSDSADGRFCPTSGGNFGVRAAAKLGLPVSDYSCSGTTATGTRSFFGGEDFSIQVNRALSGGALTPATSRIVVSHGFNDTYSNSILPVAQTRAIFLEAMVPQIERIRAAAPNARIQVVGYATISDSDHICLFNTGGGLRDRTYVPQVGHWERLAQDMQRDLAHATGTEFLDMKPSTVGRGMCAADHMRNWAGIVDVNAGPNNLPFHMNARGHEHVAEVIARS; encoded by the coding sequence ATGCCGCTGTCGTTTCCTCATACCAGGATCGGTTATTTCGCCGCTCTCCTCGCATTGTTTCTCCTGCTGGCAGGTATCGTCTCCGCCCCCGCAGCGGACGCGCAGCAGCGCAATCTGGTGGTCTTCGGGGACTCCGTGGTCGCCGATCCGCCTGTGGGTGAGTACCTGGCGAGGAAGGCTGAGCGAGGTTCCTCTGATTCCGCCGACGGCCGGTTCTGCCCGACCTCCGGGGGCAACTTCGGGGTGCGGGCCGCCGCGAAGCTCGGGCTGCCCGTCTCGGACTACTCCTGCTCAGGCACCACGGCCACCGGCACAAGGTCGTTCTTCGGGGGAGAGGATTTCTCCATCCAGGTCAATCGTGCGCTTTCCGGCGGCGCCCTGACCCCGGCGACCTCCCGCATTGTGGTCTCCCACGGCTTCAACGACACCTACAGCAACTCGATCCTCCCGGTCGCGCAGACCCGTGCCATCTTTCTTGAGGCGATGGTCCCGCAGATCGAGCGCATCCGGGCCGCCGCGCCGAACGCCCGCATCCAGGTCGTCGGTTATGCCACGATCTCCGACAGTGATCACATCTGCCTGTTCAACACCGGGGGTGGTCTGCGTGACCGGACCTACGTCCCGCAGGTCGGTCACTGGGAGCGGCTCGCCCAGGACATGCAGCGCGATCTGGCACATGCCACCGGCACTGAATTCCTGGACATGAAGCCCTCCACCGTGGGCCGTGGCATGTGCGCCGCAGACCACATGCGTAACTGGGCGGGCATCGTCGACGTCAACGCCGGCCCGAACAACCTTCCGTTCCACATGAACGCCCGCGGGCACGAGCATGTCGCGGAGGTCATCGCCCGGAGCTGA
- a CDS encoding AMP-binding protein: MSLEARLRDTAVTARALGEFFPAVLRSGILGLGGGLGQAGVLGRYWFTTAREVEQGHLSTPHRIALIDDDGELTYRQLRENSRSLARHLVGLDLDDIRLGVLARNGRGIIYPLAAKGYAGTGIYLLNVGSSPEQLSGCIEENGINVLVIDDEFLDRLDPAVVEKQDVHVIVGHQSREHEDHITLRDIVDRPWITENVALPTMPKHGPIVLMSSGTTGIPKGVMRPEPKLPLVLAGMLKKVPWRADIRVQLHASLFHTWGWSAINIALAARATIVTHRVFDPEQVFRDIDEHQLEAMVTSPVFLKQMLEVPDNEKYDTSHLEFIVSSGHALTPHLVEQSIERFGPILCNVYGSTELTLASVASAEELAADPSTSGKVAIGTQLKILDENGQQVPTGTIGQIHLRNSTTLTGYTNPDIPVDKVGDLVRIGDLGYLDEDGHLRVLGRIDDMIIVGGENVFPRSVDEVLDAMPGIADVYSTGVEDDITFRRIATWIVREKSAPGTALTADDVRNHIRDNLAEHSIPRDVHFIDELPRNATGKVVPRLLPER; the protein is encoded by the coding sequence GTGTCCCTCGAAGCCCGTCTCCGCGACACCGCGGTCACCGCCCGCGCCCTCGGGGAATTCTTCCCGGCGGTCCTCCGCTCGGGCATCCTCGGCCTCGGCGGCGGGCTCGGCCAGGCAGGGGTGCTCGGCCGTTACTGGTTCACCACCGCCCGCGAGGTCGAACAGGGCCACCTCTCCACCCCGCACCGCATCGCGCTCATCGACGACGACGGCGAACTCACCTACCGCCAGCTCCGTGAGAACTCCCGCTCCCTGGCCCGCCACCTCGTCGGACTGGACCTCGACGACATCCGTCTCGGTGTCCTCGCCCGCAACGGCCGCGGGATCATCTACCCCCTCGCGGCCAAGGGTTACGCCGGAACCGGCATCTACCTCCTGAACGTGGGATCCTCCCCCGAGCAGCTCAGCGGCTGCATCGAGGAGAACGGCATCAACGTGCTGGTCATAGACGATGAATTCCTCGACCGGCTGGACCCCGCGGTCGTCGAAAAGCAGGACGTGCACGTCATCGTCGGCCACCAGAGCCGCGAACATGAGGACCACATCACCCTGCGCGACATCGTCGACCGCCCCTGGATCACCGAGAACGTGGCACTGCCGACGATGCCGAAGCACGGGCCCATCGTGCTCATGTCCTCGGGCACGACGGGGATCCCCAAGGGCGTCATGCGTCCGGAGCCCAAGCTGCCGCTCGTGCTGGCCGGCATGCTGAAGAAGGTCCCCTGGCGCGCGGACATCCGCGTCCAGCTGCACGCCTCCCTCTTCCACACCTGGGGCTGGAGTGCGATCAACATCGCCCTGGCGGCGCGCGCCACCATCGTCACCCACCGTGTCTTCGACCCCGAGCAGGTGTTCCGCGACATCGACGAACACCAGCTCGAGGCGATGGTCACCTCGCCCGTCTTCCTCAAGCAGATGCTGGAGGTCCCGGACAACGAGAAGTACGACACCTCCCATCTCGAGTTCATCGTCTCCTCCGGCCACGCGCTGACCCCGCACCTGGTCGAGCAGAGCATCGAACGCTTCGGCCCGATCCTCTGCAATGTCTACGGCTCCACCGAACTCACCCTCGCCTCCGTCGCGTCCGCCGAGGAGCTCGCCGCGGACCCCAGCACCTCCGGCAAAGTGGCCATCGGCACGCAGCTGAAGATCCTGGACGAGAACGGACAGCAGGTCCCCACCGGCACCATCGGCCAGATCCACCTCCGCAACTCCACCACGTTGACCGGTTACACCAATCCGGACATCCCCGTGGACAAGGTCGGTGACCTCGTCCGCATCGGCGATCTGGGTTACCTCGACGAGGACGGTCATCTCCGCGTCCTCGGGCGTATCGACGACATGATCATCGTCGGCGGCGAAAACGTCTTCCCCCGTTCCGTCGACGAAGTTCTCGACGCCATGCCAGGCATCGCCGACGTCTACTCCACCGGAGTCGAAGACGACATCACCTTCCGCAGAATCGCGACCTGGATCGTCCGCGAGAAATCCGCCCCGGGGACCGCGCTGACCGCCGACGATGTCCGCAACCACATCCGCGACAACCTCGCCGAGCACTCCATCCCCCGCGACGTCCACTTCATCGACGAGCTCCCCCGCAACGCCACCGGCAAGGTCGTCCCCCGGCTCCTGCCGGAGAGATAG
- a CDS encoding GDSL-type esterase/lipase family protein: MLNLPFAPRRLLAALVSSLMLAGLVVAAPASEAQQRNLVVFGDSIIADTPTPEYLVNRLGMASSNSSLSSLGSSASSGSSFQGCPTSDNNYGIRAAHKLGVPAWDYSCAGTTSISPGPQFSTQVDKALAAGALTPATARVVVTTGFNDTYNNDSQGDQQIRARFVDAMRPQIQRIRNAAPNARVQIVGYATVTENDHACLVHLGANIRDRTYVPQVGRWERLSQDMQRDLAHATGTEFLDMKPSTRDRGMCAADHMRNWSGLIDFHAGPGNMPIHMTDRGHEHVASVIAGS, translated from the coding sequence ATGCTCAACCTCCCGTTCGCCCCCCGCCGCCTCCTGGCGGCACTTGTCTCGTCGCTGATGCTCGCAGGCCTCGTCGTTGCCGCACCGGCCTCGGAGGCACAGCAGCGCAACCTGGTGGTCTTCGGCGACTCGATCATCGCTGACACCCCCACGCCGGAGTACCTGGTCAACCGCTTGGGCATGGCGAGCTCCAACTCCTCACTGAGCTCCCTCGGCTCTTCGGCAAGCTCCGGCAGCAGCTTCCAGGGGTGCCCGACCTCGGACAACAACTACGGCATCCGTGCGGCACACAAGCTGGGCGTGCCCGCCTGGGACTACTCCTGCGCCGGCACCACGTCCATCTCGCCCGGCCCGCAGTTCTCCACCCAGGTGGACAAGGCCCTGGCCGCCGGTGCGCTGACCCCCGCCACCGCGCGTGTCGTGGTCACCACCGGTTTCAACGACACCTACAACAACGACAGCCAGGGCGACCAGCAGATCCGCGCCCGCTTCGTTGACGCCATGCGTCCGCAGATCCAGCGCATCCGCAACGCCGCCCCGAACGCGCGTGTCCAGATCGTGGGTTATGCCACCGTCACCGAGAACGACCATGCCTGCCTGGTCCACCTCGGCGCCAACATCCGCGACCGGACCTACGTTCCCCAGGTCGGTCGCTGGGAGCGACTCTCCCAGGACATGCAGCGCGATCTGGCGCATGCCACCGGCACCGAGTTCCTGGACATGAAGCCCTCGACCCGCGACCGCGGCATGTGTGCCGCCGACCACATGCGTAACTGGTCGGGACTCATCGATTTCCACGCAGGCCCCGGCAACATGCCGATCCACATGACCGATCGTGGTCATGAGCACGTCGCCAGCGTGATCGCCGGATCCTAG
- a CDS encoding S-(hydroxymethyl)mycothiol dehydrogenase — protein MSTTVTGIIARSKGAPVEQTEIVIPDPGPNDVIVTVQSTGVCHTDLAYRDGDINDEFPFLLGHESAGVVEQIGEAVTHVEVGDFVVLNWRAVCGECRACKKGDTKNCFNTHNASKKMTLTDGTELTPALGIGSFAEKTLVHEGQCTKVNPEADPAAVGLLGCGIMAGLGAAVNTGDIQLGESVAVFGLGGVGMAAVAGARLAGAATIIAVDLDERKTEQAREFGATHTIVSKGVDEDGVIEAVRELTGGFGTDVTIDAVGIMPTWRQAFYSRDHAGRMVMVGVPNLTSRIDIPAIDFYGRGGSLKPAWYGDCLPERDFPAYTQLFANGQFPLDKFVSERIGLGEVEEAFATMKRGDVLRSVVVL, from the coding sequence GTGAGTACCACCGTCACCGGCATCATCGCCCGCAGCAAGGGAGCGCCGGTCGAGCAGACCGAGATCGTCATTCCGGATCCGGGCCCCAACGACGTCATCGTCACGGTCCAGTCCACCGGTGTGTGCCACACCGACCTGGCCTACCGCGACGGCGACATCAACGATGAGTTCCCGTTCCTGCTGGGCCACGAGTCAGCCGGCGTCGTCGAGCAGATCGGCGAGGCCGTCACCCACGTCGAGGTCGGCGACTTCGTCGTCCTCAACTGGCGTGCGGTGTGCGGCGAGTGCCGCGCCTGCAAGAAGGGTGACACGAAGAACTGCTTCAACACCCACAATGCGTCCAAGAAGATGACGCTCACCGACGGCACGGAGCTGACCCCGGCCCTGGGGATCGGCTCCTTCGCCGAGAAGACCCTCGTCCACGAGGGCCAGTGCACGAAGGTCAACCCCGAAGCGGACCCGGCCGCCGTCGGCCTGCTGGGCTGCGGCATCATGGCCGGCCTCGGCGCCGCCGTGAACACCGGGGACATCCAGCTCGGCGAGTCCGTGGCCGTCTTCGGCCTCGGCGGCGTGGGCATGGCGGCGGTCGCCGGCGCCCGGCTGGCCGGTGCAGCGACGATCATCGCCGTCGACCTGGACGAGCGCAAGACCGAGCAGGCCAGGGAGTTCGGTGCGACGCACACCATCGTGTCCAAGGGCGTGGACGAGGACGGGGTCATCGAGGCGGTCCGCGAGCTGACCGGTGGTTTCGGCACCGACGTCACCATCGACGCCGTGGGCATCATGCCCACCTGGCGTCAGGCCTTCTACTCCCGTGATCACGCCGGCCGCATGGTGATGGTGGGCGTGCCCAACCTGACCTCGCGTATCGACATCCCCGCCATCGATTTCTACGGTCGCGGCGGTTCCCTGAAGCCTGCCTGGTACGGCGACTGCCTGCCGGAGCGTGATTTCCCGGCCTACACCCAGCTCTTCGCCAACGGTCAGTTCCCGCTGGACAAGTTCGTCTCCGAGCGCATCGGCCTCGGTGAGGTCGAGGAGGCCTTCGCCACCATGAAGCGCGGCGACGTCCTGCGATCGGTGGTGGTCCTCTGA
- a CDS encoding MBL fold metallo-hydrolase, with product MSGLRIDHVETSGKFILDGGQWDVDNNIWIVGDDSEVFIIDAAHDAAPIIEKVAGRKVRGIICTHAHNDHITVAPELSEKLDAPIYVHPGDQMLWDETHAGVTHEDLADQQVFDIAGTQMRVFNTPGHSPGSVCLYLPEAGELFSGDTLFHGGPGATGRKYSSFDTIIESLKTSVLDLPAETIVRTGHGDHTTVGAEAPHLEEWIRRGH from the coding sequence ATGAGCGGCCTGCGTATCGACCACGTCGAGACCTCGGGGAAGTTCATCCTCGACGGCGGGCAATGGGACGTCGACAACAACATCTGGATCGTCGGCGACGACTCCGAGGTGTTCATCATCGACGCCGCCCACGACGCCGCCCCCATCATCGAGAAGGTCGCCGGCCGCAAGGTTCGGGGCATCATCTGCACCCATGCCCACAACGACCACATCACCGTCGCCCCGGAGCTCTCCGAGAAGCTGGACGCCCCGATCTATGTCCACCCGGGTGATCAGATGCTCTGGGACGAGACCCACGCCGGCGTCACCCATGAGGATCTCGCCGACCAGCAGGTCTTCGATATCGCGGGTACGCAGATGCGGGTGTTCAACACTCCGGGTCATTCCCCGGGCTCTGTGTGCCTGTATCTGCCGGAGGCCGGTGAACTGTTCTCCGGGGACACCCTCTTCCACGGTGGTCCGGGTGCGACGGGGCGTAAGTACTCCTCCTTCGACACGATCATCGAGTCGCTGAAGACCTCGGTCCTGGATCTGCCGGCGGAGACGATCGTGCGTACCGGTCATGGTGATCACACCACGGTCGGCGCGGAGGCCCCGCACCTGGAGGAGTGGATCAGGCGCGGCCACTAG
- a CDS encoding NAD-dependent epimerase/dehydratase family protein: MKSLVTGGAGFIGSHLVDLLISEGHDVVVVDNLSHGRLENLADAQATGHLTFVEADLLDVDFDALVDTHRPEVIFHLAAQIDVRASVTDPLHDAATNILATIRLADAARKHGVRKIIHTSSGGSIYGMPETFPVSEDVPVDPHSPYAASKYAGEVYLNTFRHLYNLDCSHIAPANVYGPRQDPHGEAGVVAIFAQHLLAGEPTRVFGDGSNTRDYVFVGDVVRAFYLASGEKGSGLRFNIGTSVETSDRQLHSLVAAAVGAPDAPELAPARLGDVPRSALSFDRAREVLGWEPLTPIADGVAQTVEYFRTRTQVSQG, from the coding sequence ATGAAAAGTCTTGTTACCGGCGGCGCCGGTTTCATCGGGTCCCACCTGGTTGATCTGCTCATCTCGGAGGGCCACGACGTCGTCGTCGTGGACAACCTCTCCCACGGGCGCCTGGAGAACCTCGCCGACGCGCAGGCCACCGGCCACCTCACGTTTGTTGAGGCCGACCTGCTCGACGTCGACTTCGATGCGCTCGTGGACACCCACCGCCCCGAGGTGATCTTCCACCTCGCCGCGCAGATCGACGTGCGGGCCTCGGTCACCGATCCGCTCCACGACGCCGCCACCAACATCCTCGCCACCATCCGGCTGGCGGATGCCGCCCGGAAACACGGCGTGCGCAAGATCATCCACACCTCCTCCGGCGGCTCGATCTACGGCATGCCCGAGACGTTCCCCGTCTCCGAGGACGTGCCCGTCGACCCGCACTCGCCGTACGCGGCCAGCAAGTACGCCGGTGAGGTGTACCTGAACACCTTCCGCCACCTCTACAACCTGGACTGCTCGCATATCGCCCCGGCGAACGTGTACGGCCCGCGCCAGGACCCGCACGGCGAGGCCGGTGTGGTGGCCATCTTCGCCCAGCACTTGCTCGCCGGTGAGCCCACGAGGGTCTTCGGCGACGGCTCCAACACCCGTGACTACGTCTTCGTCGGCGACGTCGTGCGTGCCTTCTACCTGGCCTCGGGCGAGAAGGGCTCCGGGCTGCGTTTCAACATCGGCACCTCGGTGGAGACCTCCGACCGGCAGCTGCATTCCCTGGTCGCCGCGGCCGTCGGTGCCCCCGATGCGCCGGAGCTCGCCCCGGCCCGCCTCGGTGACGTCCCCCGTTCAGCGTTGAGCTTCGACCGGGCCCGTGAGGTCCTCGGTTGGGAGCCGCTGACCCCGATCGCGGACGGTGTGGCCCAGACCGTGGAGTACTTCCGCACCCGGACCCAGGTCTCCCAGGGCTGA
- a CDS encoding DUF2304 domain-containing protein, whose protein sequence is MIATLVQLLLLAATLVLAFYFLTNRRKARAKAGVKLGFVLFIVAAVWAVLRPDDLTVLANWLGVDRGTDLLLYVLVVAFLFTTMSTWIRFREQELRYARLARAVALQSPVLPVLSDAEGDRAGR, encoded by the coding sequence ATGATCGCAACCCTCGTGCAGTTACTGCTGCTCGCCGCCACCCTGGTGCTCGCGTTCTACTTCCTGACCAACCGCCGTAAGGCACGGGCCAAGGCCGGGGTGAAGCTCGGTTTCGTGCTCTTCATCGTCGCCGCCGTGTGGGCCGTCCTGCGTCCCGACGATCTGACCGTCCTGGCCAACTGGCTCGGCGTCGACCGTGGCACTGACCTGCTGCTCTACGTCCTGGTGGTCGCGTTCCTGTTCACCACGATGTCCACGTGGATCCGCTTCCGCGAGCAGGAGCTGCGCTACGCCCGCCTCGCACGCGCCGTCGCCCTGCAGAGTCCGGTGCTCCCTGTGCTTTCCGACGCCGAGGGAGACCGCGCCGGGCGATAG
- a CDS encoding glycosyltransferase family 2 protein, producing MDNTDFRDTWLVIPCYNEATVIQDVIENARKTFPNIVAVNDGSADDSAARIHAGGAHLVNHPVNLGQGASIQTGVEYARSQPGAKYFVTFDADGQHQVKDVIRMLGRLREEPVDIIVGTRFGRPRAADDQVPLIKRLVLRTVVLLSPTTRKLGLSDAHNGLRVFNRKVADAMNIRMNGMSHASEIVGMIADNGWRVSEEPVDILYTEYSMSKGQSLINGVNILADGLLARRL from the coding sequence ATGGACAACACCGATTTCCGGGACACCTGGCTGGTCATCCCCTGCTACAACGAGGCGACGGTCATCCAGGACGTCATCGAGAACGCCAGGAAGACCTTCCCCAACATCGTGGCCGTCAACGACGGTTCGGCCGACGACTCCGCAGCCCGCATCCACGCCGGCGGCGCCCACCTGGTCAATCACCCGGTGAACCTCGGCCAGGGCGCCAGTATCCAGACCGGCGTGGAGTACGCCCGCAGTCAGCCCGGCGCGAAGTACTTCGTCACCTTCGACGCAGACGGCCAGCACCAGGTCAAGGACGTCATCCGTATGCTCGGCCGCCTCCGCGAGGAGCCCGTGGACATCATCGTGGGCACCCGCTTCGGTCGCCCGCGCGCCGCAGACGACCAGGTTCCCCTGATCAAGCGCCTCGTGCTCAGGACCGTGGTGCTGCTCTCCCCCACCACCCGGAAGCTGGGGCTGTCCGACGCCCACAACGGTCTGCGTGTCTTCAACAGGAAGGTCGCCGACGCGATGAACATCCGCATGAACGGCATGTCGCACGCCTCCGAGATCGTCGGCATGATCGCCGACAACGGTTGGCGTGTTTCGGAGGAGCCGGTGGACATCCTCTACACCGAATACTCGATGAGCAAGGGCCAGTCGCTCATCAACGGCGTGAACATCCTCGCCGACGGACTTCTGGCCAGGAGGCTCTGA
- a CDS encoding glycosyltransferase, with product MLNLTALVTVYHRIDAAELTQALESLARQTRPADEVVIVEDGPVGAQLRQVIDGFVSTHPEARTVVLARNVGSGRASAAGMANVSTELVARLDADDIAFPERFATQLDWFTRHPDTDVLGTSLAEFHDDPAEIVAVRSLPQTHDEIARYARINSPVNNPSVMMRVAAVEKAGGYRDVHHMEDYDLYARLLSTGARFHNLPEPLTYFRTSPAQFQRRTGKGMFTAERQMQRNLVSYGLVSRPRSWANLAVRTAYRLLPTGLLAVAYGRLFHR from the coding sequence ATGTTGAATCTCACCGCGCTGGTGACCGTCTACCACCGTATTGACGCCGCCGAACTGACTCAGGCCCTCGAGTCCCTGGCCCGCCAGACCCGCCCCGCCGATGAGGTCGTCATCGTCGAAGATGGTCCCGTGGGTGCGCAGCTGCGCCAGGTGATCGACGGCTTCGTCTCCACACACCCCGAGGCACGGACCGTGGTGCTGGCCCGCAACGTCGGCTCCGGGCGGGCGTCGGCGGCCGGCATGGCGAACGTGTCCACGGAACTCGTCGCACGCCTCGACGCTGACGACATCGCCTTCCCCGAGCGCTTCGCCACCCAGCTCGACTGGTTCACGCGGCACCCCGACACCGACGTGCTCGGCACGTCTCTCGCCGAGTTCCACGACGACCCGGCCGAGATCGTCGCCGTGCGCTCCCTGCCACAGACCCATGACGAGATCGCCCGTTACGCGCGCATCAACTCACCCGTGAACAACCCCTCGGTGATGATGAGGGTCGCCGCCGTGGAGAAGGCCGGGGGTTACCGCGACGTCCACCATATGGAGGACTATGACCTCTACGCACGGCTGCTGTCCACCGGCGCCCGCTTCCACAACCTGCCCGAGCCATTGACGTATTTCCGCACTTCCCCGGCCCAGTTCCAGCGCAGGACGGGCAAGGGCATGTTCACCGCCGAACGGCAGATGCAGCGCAACCTCGTCTCCTACGGGCTGGTCTCCCGCCCCCGTTCCTGGGCGAACCTTGCGGTGCGGACGGCCTACCGCCTGCTGCCGACGGGCCTCCTCGCCGTCGCCTACGGCAGGTTGTTCCACCGATAG
- the rfbA gene encoding glucose-1-phosphate thymidylyltransferase RfbA — MKGIILAGGSGTRLYPITQGISKQLMPIYDKPMIYYPLSTLIQAGIREILVITTPEDAGAFRRLLGDGSQWGLMIDYAEQPSPDGLAQAFLIGEDFIGDDDVALVLGDNIFEGHQFSTSLADCRNPQGGVVFAYEVSDPERYGVVEFDDLGQAVSIEEKPAAPKSNYAVVGLYFYDNRVVDIARGIRPSARGELEITSVNEAYLSLGELHVQRLQRGDVWLDTGTFDSMSEAASYVEVIQKRTGQVIGSPEVSAYHQGFINAAALEALAQPLLKSGYGEYLLNVARDR, encoded by the coding sequence ATGAAGGGCATCATCCTCGCCGGCGGTTCCGGGACCCGGCTGTATCCGATCACGCAGGGCATCAGTAAGCAGCTGATGCCGATCTACGACAAGCCCATGATCTACTACCCGCTGTCGACGCTGATCCAGGCGGGGATCCGCGAGATCCTGGTGATCACCACCCCGGAGGACGCCGGAGCTTTCCGACGTCTCCTCGGCGACGGCTCCCAGTGGGGCCTGATGATCGACTACGCCGAACAGCCCTCCCCTGACGGGCTGGCGCAGGCCTTCCTCATCGGCGAGGACTTCATCGGTGACGACGACGTCGCCCTCGTCCTGGGCGACAACATCTTCGAGGGGCACCAGTTCTCCACCTCCCTGGCCGACTGCCGCAACCCGCAGGGCGGCGTCGTGTTCGCCTACGAGGTCTCCGATCCGGAGCGCTACGGCGTCGTCGAATTCGATGACCTCGGCCAGGCCGTCTCGATCGAGGAGAAGCCTGCCGCACCGAAGTCGAACTACGCAGTGGTCGGTCTGTACTTCTACGACAACCGCGTGGTGGACATCGCCCGGGGCATCCGGCCCAGCGCGCGCGGGGAGCTGGAGATCACCAGTGTCAACGAGGCCTACCTCTCACTCGGCGAGCTGCATGTCCAGCGACTGCAGCGTGGCGACGTCTGGCTGGACACCGGCACCTTCGACTCGATGAGCGAGGCCGCGTCCTATGTCGAGGTGATCCAGAAGCGTACCGGCCAGGTCATCGGCAGCCCGGAGGTCTCCGCCTACCACCAGGGCTTCATCAACGCCGCCGCACTCGAGGCCCTGGCGCAGCCGCTGCTGAAGTCCGGCTACGGTGAGTACCTGCTCAATGTCGCGCGGGACCGGTAG
- the rfbD gene encoding dTDP-4-dehydrorhamnose reductase has translation MHIENTDIEGLMVLHLDVHADNRGWFRESWQRETMTALGLPDFRPVQSNVAFNAKAGTTRGLHAEPWDKLVTVGTGRVQGGWCDLREGSPTHGRTVSVEIARDVAVFVPRGVANGYQSLEDATTYLYLVNDHWSPDAAYVNVSLGLIDWPLEPTEVSEKDRTHPLLLDAPSVPPRRILVTGAEGQVGRALRKVLPEAEFVDRDEFDITDPPERPWRQYSAIINAAAYTAVDAAEEDRAPAWAVNAQGPAKLARIAAENNLTLVQLSTDYVFDGTAGRPYTEDDPVGPLSVYGASKAAGEAAAATAPRHYIVRTSWVVGDGKNFVDTMRDLAERDIQPQVVHDQKGRPTFSGDLARGIVHLLRTRPEYGIYHLTGGGDEVGFDELAMAVYTGLHRDPDMVHPVSSEQYFAGKAHAPRPSRSTLSTDKIEATGFVPQNWRVGLALYVL, from the coding sequence ATGCACATTGAGAACACCGACATTGAGGGCCTGATGGTGCTTCATCTCGACGTCCACGCCGACAACCGCGGCTGGTTCCGGGAGTCGTGGCAGCGCGAGACGATGACCGCGCTCGGCCTGCCGGATTTCCGTCCGGTGCAGTCGAACGTGGCCTTCAACGCGAAGGCCGGCACGACACGGGGACTGCATGCGGAACCCTGGGACAAGCTGGTGACGGTGGGTACCGGCCGTGTCCAGGGCGGGTGGTGTGACCTGCGGGAAGGTTCCCCCACGCACGGCCGGACGGTGAGCGTCGAGATCGCCCGGGACGTGGCGGTGTTCGTGCCGCGCGGGGTGGCCAACGGCTATCAGTCGCTCGAGGACGCCACAACCTACCTCTACCTGGTCAACGACCACTGGTCGCCCGACGCCGCCTACGTCAATGTCTCGCTCGGGCTCATTGACTGGCCGCTGGAGCCCACCGAGGTCTCAGAGAAGGACCGTACCCATCCGCTGCTTCTCGACGCCCCGTCCGTCCCCCCGCGCCGCATCCTCGTCACCGGGGCGGAAGGCCAGGTCGGCAGAGCGCTGCGGAAGGTCCTGCCGGAGGCGGAGTTCGTCGACCGGGATGAGTTCGACATCACTGACCCACCCGAGCGCCCGTGGCGCCAGTACTCGGCGATCATCAATGCCGCCGCCTACACCGCCGTCGATGCCGCAGAGGAGGACCGTGCCCCGGCCTGGGCCGTCAACGCCCAGGGTCCGGCGAAGCTCGCCCGGATCGCCGCGGAAAACAACCTCACCCTGGTGCAGCTGTCCACGGACTACGTCTTCGACGGCACCGCCGGCCGCCCCTACACCGAGGACGATCCGGTGGGTCCGCTCAGCGTGTACGGGGCTTCGAAGGCCGCGGGCGAGGCGGCCGCAGCGACGGCACCGAGGCACTACATCGTGCGCACCAGCTGGGTCGTGGGCGACGGGAAGAACTTCGTGGACACCATGCGTGACCTGGCAGAACGTGACATCCAGCCGCAGGTGGTCCATGACCAGAAGGGTCGCCCCACCTTCTCCGGGGACCTGGCCAGGGGCATCGTGCATCTGCTGCGCACCCGACCGGAGTACGGCATCTACCACCTCACCGGTGGCGGCGACGAGGTGGGTTTCGACGAGCTCGCCATGGCCGTGTACACCGGCCTGCACCGCGATCCGGACATGGTGCACCCGGTGAGCAGCGAGCAGTACTTCGCGGGGAAGGCGCACGCGCCGCGGCCGTCGAGAAGCACGCTGAGCACCGACAAGATCGAGGCGACCGGTTTCGTGCCGCAGAACTGGCGCGTCGGGCTGGCACTATACGTTCTATGA